ATATGCAGGAAAGCAAGTGTGTCAAGCGCTTCATTCCCTGTAGACCTGATATCGTAAGATGAATTGCCATTGCGCTCATTAGCAACAGCCACTTACTTGTAGGGTGGCGGCAAAGGTTTCCCTCCTGCACCTAAAACGACAGGAGCAGCATCGCCTGCTAAAGCTATGGCATTTTCAGTGTTGAGGGCCATCTCTTTGACAGTAGAGAGGGTATTCTCATCGGCATGAGAAATTTTGGTGGGCATTACCATTTGGGCTGAGAAAATGAAAGGAGTGTGTAGTCTCCTGTGCTTCTCTAAGAATGCCAACGtcgaagaaaggaaggcggCAGATGGAGAGTTGAGAGAGGAGTGTGAATCGCCAATACAGTACTCGTAATAGATGTTTGTTATCGTTTTTCCCTAATAATCGACTTATTATTACTGAATGATCGTGGTGGCGGCTATCGCCGCCCTTGTCGTAGTCCATGCAAATGAATACGTAAGGTAATAGGTGAAAGAACGACGACGGACGACCGAGCGAAGGACTAAGAACAAGACCGTTCACGAAATCACCTTTATAATACCCCGCATAGTGAAAGTTTCGTCTGTGCTCCGAGAGATATACGCCGTCCGGTCACAGCGAGACTATCCGATTTTCCATAGCTTATCGCCAGGCGGCCAAGGACGAATCGTTCGATCTAGCTACCCATGCTCTTCCGCCACTCTATGATTTCCCGTCAACTTGCATGAGTCGGAGAATAGGGTAAGGATGTTTCTTTTTACCAACGTACACCTATTAAATGTACAATTGCAGACTATCGAGGAGTTCTACTCGTCCAGGAGGACGACGATCTACACCTGCGATGCCCGAATCCCAAGAGTCTACCCAACAGCTAAGCCCTAAAGTCCGGCCTGGTATCCCCATCTCTGATCAGCTGGATCCGCTCTCATGTTTGACAGTAGATCATGAAGTACCGAGTTTGGAGTTACCAAAATTTAGCGTTGGTAGAGACGTATCGCCCCTGAACGAAAGCGTCAAGGAGTATGCCGACGAGACACAAGAAGGCAATATTATCTGGACGGATATGGAAAGTCAGTCTCTGGCTGATCGGATATCTGTCAAAGGGAATGAAGAAATCTCATCACTACTATTAGAGGATTCTGGAAAGCAGCTGGCTAGTAGTGCGGCCTTCCAGTCACTCCAGGCCATGGATTCAGGTGATCGGGCGGACTCCACCAAAAATAGCACCATAACCCAGTTTGCTGCTATTGAATCTCAGGAGCGTCCCCTAAGCAAAATTGTACCGGTTGGTTCATCACCGCAAGCCATAGAGCAGGACCAGTCACGAGAGTTTGTTATGGTGCCGGACACTCAACATGATGTCGCTACTGCGGATGGCATATCACCTTCATTTATCCCGTCAAATAGCCTATCCAAATCATTTCAGTTGAGATCTAACAACCTACGAGAACCACTTGGGAACGAGGTTAACctccaagaagaaaaaaggctGTTCATTAGCGTAGAGAAGCGACCCAAAATATTTACGTCTGAACCGTCCCAATCCATATCCCCTCGAAAACTAGAAGGCgcgtctctcttctccgcaAATGGACCAGGTGGACGCCAGACAATGTCTCCCATTTCGAAACATTCTTCTGCGAAAGGTCTTTCTGGCCTAGAAAATCCAAGTCGTTCACGATCAAAAAGTCATGTTcaagcttctccttcagaCGAACCCGTTGCATCTCGGCGGAAGAACGAGACGAAGGAACCCAATCTTAGCGAGGAAAGTTTTGCTGTCGATTCAATACCGATCAAGCATCCCGAACCTTTGGACGTGATAGCGAATTTGTTGAGGCAACATtcagaagagatgaaaggaaaggcTGAGAAATTGAAGGACGGTAAGAAGGGGCCGACAAGCAAGTTTGAACTCAGCGAGAAGCAAGGAGACGAACTCTTTCACAGGCATGAAAAGACGCGGATCGAAATGtcagaaggaaaggaattTGAAGTTCCTCAGTCGGCAGCGAGAATTTCGCCTAATCGACTCCGCACTACCATTGTCGATCACGATGACAGTCCCggctcatcttcttcttcacaaaGGACAAATGTCACATTTCATAGCTCACATTATACTGCGCCATTGGAACAATCCGAACCTTCCGTCAATGTACCGAGGCAAATCAACCACACAATTGATCAGCAAGACGGGGTTGCTTCACAATCATGTCATCCTCTGCGTTCATCGCCCTCGTGTCACGGCGAGCGGTTCAGATCATTTGCTGAACAAGGGTATCTGTTCGATGAGAACAGACTTTCTACCTTTGATGAGGACTTGTTTTCGTCTTCTCAAGTTGTTGATGGGGGGTTGGAAGTGTCTGAGGATGCATTCAGCCAGAGATCAAATATTTTCCAAGCAACTCAAGTAATCCGCCAGCCCTCTGGGCCTTTATGTGAGGCAGATCTGTCCTCGCCGGCAGCGATCATAAGTCCGAGAGGCTTGGCGCCAACCCAGCGTAGTTCACCCGATACCCCAGAAAACAGTCAAACCCTAAGAACGACCGTGACCAATTCAATACCACTTCATTCATCACCTATTTCTGCTTCAGTGCCAACATCAAAACCACCAATTCCTTCGATCCCTCCTCATCGCTCCCTCGCTTATAATTCTCGACGGTTTACCGCTCAAGTATCAACGGAAGACAACGGACGCTTCGACATCCCTCGATATCGGCAACTTCAGAGACGCGCGGCTAGCCGTATACAGTTGAATGACCAACTGATGGAGCCACTTGCTTCGGAGATCACGGGCAGCCCTGTGGGCCTGTGTGAGGGATCAATACCTGCGCACAGTGATACTAATACTGCTCCTCAACCAATACAGTCGCCACAGATGGGACATTGCTCGCCAAACAAATTCCGGAGGTCCCAGGACATTGAGGTAGTGAACGAACATGAACCTTCAGCCACTGTTGAATCGGATGTACAAACGACAGGCGACGATCAGTCTAACCTGCGTCCTGGTCGAATCAATCGACATTCGCCATTTTCACCCCTTCCTCGATCCCACTTGTCATCCAAAGCAGGCCTGTCACCCTTGAGCAATAACCGTATCTCAGCTTCCAATACGTCCAATCATCTTCTACCGTCTGAATCTGATACCCATGATGACCCCTCgaatcctttcctttcaaCTTACGAGATAGTTCCCGGGCCTTACGAAAGAAGAGTCCGAAAGAAGCGCGAAATCTTTTCACCTGCGACATGCTCGGTGGATCGCCTAGAGGTTACTTCCATAAGAAGTCCGTTCAAGGTCGAGGGGATTGACGAAGAAAGTGATAGTAGTTCAACACCCGATGACCCCGATGATTTCTCTTATCGACCCGCAGTGAAAACTGCTAGAGTCTCAAGAGGCACTGGGAGGCGTGGGAGGCGAGCGAGTACCTCCATCGCTTCAGCTTTTTCAGAATCAAAGCAGATGCGTGTCCCCTCAACAAGTCCGCTTTCAACATTTTCTGACTCTGACAAAAGCTTGACtcctgatgatgaaaacGATGTGACTACCCGCCCTTTGAAAAAGCAGAAGTTACATAATGCGGAAGCCAAAGGGGCGAAGACCAGAACCACCTCCGCTACACGGACAAATCTTTCATCGAAAAAGAAAGCCAGACATCTTATTGGGAAGTCTCGAGCAGCAACACCACCTGTCGTTGAGGATGTCAATCGGGTGCTTGCAAGCTATGGTCATTATTACTACCCAGCTCGCATTATCGAGCCTAGTGGATTACGGTACAAAGTGATATATGATGATAATGAACACCGAGAGTGTGCGCCCGATAAGCTTCGGAAGCTGATTTTGAAAAGGGGTGACAAATTGGAGGCATACGGAAGGCATGATTTGCCAACCAAGATGGAGGTTCTCTTGGATTGGGATGGAAATGAGAGAGGAGTAAAGTGCGCCAGTAATGGCACGATGTTGGGCTTTGTAAAGCTTCGATTCATCCGCATTCGTCAGCAGATAATCAAACAGCAATTTAATGATAGGTTATTCGCCCCACAAATAGGCGCGAAGTCCCCCACTAGGTCCATCCTTCGCTCCCCTGTCAAAAACTTTGTGCCTCTGGTATTTGAAGGAATGATTTTTCTAATTCTGACAGGAGTCGAGGAAAACTCTGTTGAGTACGAGTCTAAGAGTTTATCAAAATTGATTGAAATTCGCGGTGGGATAGTAGCGAAAGACTGGACGCAAATATTTGAGCCAGATTTGCATCGTGGACATTTCAAAAGGAACTTGGGTCGAACGCCTTTCGTGATACCTACTGGCACCAGACCGCTGATGACCTCTACGTTCATGGTGGCATTGGCGAAAGGGATACCTGTGTTGTCTGTCAAGTATGTAGACGCCgccattgaagaaggagaagtatGTATTCAAAGACAATTACTGAGTAATGACATGACTGACTGTATCAAAGGCCATTGACTGGCATCCATATCTAATATCGTCGGGTTACTCTTGTTTCACCGGACAAATGATGTCACAGATTGTCGACACATCATGGGGGACAAAGAACTGGGATGCAGTCAAGGCTGGGCACCTACTGAAACCTTTCAAGGGGAAAAAAGTACTTTTCATACAGCCCAGAAATTCTCTCAGTGTAAGCTCGTCTGCTCGCTTCTATCGATCTATTGAGGTTTTGACGCATCTTCTAGTCCCTTCTAACTCTATGTTCAACATGTCTGGGTGCAGAAGAGGTGCGAGTTGTAGAGAGAGTTTCTGGGAAAGAGCTGGATGTTATCCTCGATCCCAAATGGGACTACTTGGTTATCGACAAGATGGGGATTCCTAGTGCCTTAAAAGGGTGTAAGAAAGTTGCGAACGTGCAGTGGCTAAAGCAATGCCTGGTGAGTGGACGTATTTGCAATCGTATGCTTATAGTGCTCACCAATAAATCAAGGTAATGGGGAAAGCTCTACCTCCCTTATTGACAAGTCAAGATGAACCGGAAAAAGGAGCCTCCAAGATCAAAAAAGAGACAAGCAACAAGGGAAATGCAAGAAAGAGAGTTAATCAAAGTACATAATTGTGATTTCAGCAACGAAGATCTCTTTTTGCTTGCCAGAAAATAATGTAACTGCGATTTTACTCGCTTCGCCCGCACCTGTATACAGTATCCACTTTTTACAGCAGATAGCTACTTTTGACTGAACCAACAGCAGCACTTCTAAACTACGTCGTAACAATGAATGCAACGTCGATAACGAAGTACTAACTACGCAAAACTAAACGGAGCTTTCAGAATTAACATGACTTGAAATATTTATCCGAAaccccgccgccgccgcgaAGCCTTTCGCGAATCATCGCTCTTATTTAATTATACTCAAACATCTATATAGCTACCATACGTAAATACTCGCcatttttgtttttgtctCCATGGCAAAGAGTATTGTGCCTGCAATATTATCGTTTGGAAACCAACAATAGCTGTTAATGACCTCTCAACTGCCAAGATCCAGTGCATTATAGAGCTACTCCAAGGCGAATATTTTAAGACATACATCTGTCAACGTACAATGCTGCTGCGTCAATCTCAGCACATCTCCAGGGGCCTCCTCTCCGGCACCGTTCAATTTCGTTTAGCATCACCTCTACCTCATCTACCTCATCTTCGAGCAACATCAACTTCGACCAAGCCAAATTCCTCATTACCTTCTACAATTGCATCACCAAAGTCAACCCTACTCCAGCGCCATTTCCCTGCACTTGCTCAACTCTCTCAGAGCACCAACGtgtctcttccttcacttGCCCTCTCGTTTCTCGTGCTCCATGAAATCACGGCCATTGTACCCGCCGTCGCTTTCTACTATTTTTTTGCCTATCTTGGAGCCGGAGCGGGTTTGGTGACTTGGGTAACGAGACTCGGGCATGATGAGAGCAGCAAGGACAGTGAGTCGGAAGCTGGATGGAAACACTGGGTTAGAGATTGGTACCAAGAAGGCATCAAGCGGGTGGATAGGATTGGGAAAAAGTATGGGGTCCTGGGATATGAGAAGCAAAAtgcaggagaagatggagcTGCTGGACCCATGCAGGATTTAACGGCCAGGACAACAGGAGCCGGAGCGGCTGAAAAGGTAGCGGATGCAGTCGCAGCTTATGTACTAGTTAAAGTGAGCGTCGCTGTTGTTCGTAATGAGGACACTAGCTACTTATTGACTCTTTCGTAGGCTTTGTTACCTGTCAGAATAGCGGTGTCCATCGCCGGCGCACCCGCTTGTGCACGATTtgtgcttcttcctctacgCAAACTATCTCGGCAAAGATGATCTCAGTGCATATGTATTCGCCTGATACGGTACGGTGTCGCATGTGATAGCCTGCTATATTCTTTCAGAATACTATCTTCCAGCTCCCAGCTTTTATCTCGTCACGATCAAGTTTTATGAACCCACACTCTTCCTGCGACGAAACGTGCTCCTCagtttcttcctctttttcttctttcggtGAATCCACTTTTTCAATCAGGATTCCCTCTGTTGTCACAGAAATGACCTTGACGAGGTTTAATTGCAATTGAGGAGAATGAGTATGCAAGTCCAGCACAAGCTCCTACAGCACACAATCAGTTGGATGTCACTCTTTCCCTGGAGAATTCTTTGTATGCGTACTTTGCGAGCCAATATTGACCCAAATCTCAGTTGCGAAAGATTGTCCTCATCCAAAAACTTGAGATCGTCgtattttttttctgtCGACTCCCAAAAGACTTTATCCATAGCCATAGTCTCAGTTCCGTCATCATGTGCCTCACTTTCTGGGCCATGCTCTCCAGCgaattcctcctcttcctctgctaCTCCCCATTGTTGATTAGCGGGGCTCTCTTCGTTGTTACGATGCCCATTACTACTTCTTCCCAAGTTGGATTTACCGTACCATGAATCCCCGAACTCTGTTCTCGTGATAAAGATATTGTCGGGCAAGCTGGTTAACTCCGAAGGAGGTATATTGCGTAACGGTCTCAACGGCGTGCTGGTTGAGAAACTAAGATGTCGATGACCGTCCCCATCAACCGCATCTCCACAAAATATCCCATCCAGAGTCCAGTCTCTCTGTGATAAATTCTGTTGAGATTGCAGGTGGTTTCGAGAGCCTCCCAATGAAAAAGCTGAACTGGGACTTTGATCAACTTCGGTCGTTGTATCTGGCAGTGACGCAGAAGCGCCGTCTGTGTCGGCATGAAACactgtcttctttccccttaAGCCTGCCATTTCTCTCAAAAatcctcttttcttgtttttATTGGACATATCCTTGGGAATCGGTAATTCAGGAGTGGTAAACGTTGTGGTGCCCTCATTGAACTGAGATGAGGATACTTGAACCGAGGGTTCTTGGTTGAAATCAATTCCTGTTGTAGAGACGTTGGCGCCACGATCTTGAACTGACTTTTGATATTGACGGGCAAGGCGGCGACGGGCGTTACGATTCCTTGTTTGTGGTTTGCCATGACCAGGAGGAACAGGAAGTTGCAAGAGACGAATCGCGCTTCTAGAGGGATGAAATCAGTTTAAAAACTGATCTTCAGCGGACCTTAACATACTCATTTCCGGTGTGAACCTTGAGGGATTGTGCATGATTCTGTTGGGATTTCGATGAAAAGCCATCCTTCAACGAAGGCGGATTCTCAGAATCAAGAGAAGAGTTTGATcctgatgaggatgaggatggggatgaggatgaggatgaggatgaggatgaggatgaggatggggatgaggaagatgaagaggaagaggaagaggaagaggaagtggaagaggatgaggaagaggaagaggatgaggaagaggaagaggaagaggagatggacgcACGTCGCCCTCCCATTACATGAGATGGTATTGCCAAAGCGAGCGGCTGA
The genomic region above belongs to Cryptococcus neoformans var. neoformans JEC21 chromosome 4 sequence and contains:
- a CDS encoding expressed protein, encoding MSRRIGLSRSSTRPGGRRSTPAMPESQESTQQLSPKVRPGIPISDQLDPLSCLTVDHEVPSLELPKFSVGRDVSPLNESVKEYADETQEGNIIWTDMESQSLADRISVKGNEEISSLLLEDSGKQLASSAAFQSLQAMDSGDRADSTKNSTITQFAAIESQERPLSKIVPVGSSPQAIEQDQSREFVMVPDTQHDVATADGISPSFIPSNSLSKSFQLRSNNLREPLGNEVNLQEEKRLFISVEKRPKIFTSEPSQSISPRKLEGASLFSANGPGGRQTMSPISKHSSAKGLSGLENPSRSRSKSHVQASPSDEPVASRRKNETKEPNLSEESFAVDSIPIKHPEPLDVIANLLRQHSEEMKGKAEKLKDGKKGPTSKFELSEKQGDELFHRHEKTRIEMSEGKEFEVPQSAARISPNRLRTTIVDHDDSPGSSSSSQRTNVTFHSSHYTAPLEQSEPSVNVPRQINHTIDQQDGVASQSCHPLRSSPSCHGERFRSFAEQGYLFDENRLSTFDEDLFSSSQVVDGGLEVSEDAFSQRSNIFQATQVIRQPSGPLCEADLSSPAAIISPRGLAPTQRSSPDTPENSQTLRTTVTNSIPLHSSPISASVPTSKPPIPSIPPHRSLAYNSRRFTAQVSTEDNGRFDIPRYRQLQRRAASRIQLNDQLMEPLASEITGSPVGLCEGSIPAHSDTNTAPQPIQSPQMGHCSPNKFRRSQDIEVVNEHEPSATVESDVQTTGDDQSNLRPGRINRHSPFSPLPRSHLSSKAGLSPLSNNRISASNTSNHLLPSESDTHDDPSNPFLSTYEIVPGPYERRVRKKREIFSPATCSVDRLEVTSIRSPFKVEGIDEESDSSSTPDDPDDFSYRPAVKTARVSRGTGRRGRRASTSIASAFSESKQMRVPSTSPLSTFSDSDKSLTPDDENDVTTRPLKKQKLHNAEAKGAKTRTTSATRTNLSSKKKARHLIGKSRAATPPVVEDVNRVLASYGHYYYPARIIEPSGLRYKVIYDDNEHRECAPDKLRKLILKRGDKLEAYGRHDLPTKMEVLLDWDGNERGVKCASNGTMLGFVKLRFIRIRQQIIKQQFNDRLFAPQIGAKSPTRSILRSPVKNFVPLVFEGMIFLILTGVEENSVEYESKSLSKLIEIRGGIVAKDWTQIFEPDLHRGHFKRNLGRTPFVIPTGTRPLMTSTFMVALAKGIPVLSVKYVDAAIEEGEAIDWHPYLISSGYSCFTGQMMSQIVDTSWGTKNWDAVKAGHLLKPFKGKKVLFIQPRNSLSSLLTLCSTCLGAEEVRVVERVSGKELDVILDPKWDYLVIDKMGIPSALKGCKKVANVQWLKQCLVMGKALPPLLTSQDEPEKGASKIKKETSNKGNARKRVNQST